The DNA sequence AAGAGACTATTTGGTGCAACCATGTGAGGGCATAGTGTGGAAAAAAATAGTTTTGAACACGTAAACGGGAATGCTGAAAGCATAACTGTGGAAGATCATTATGAACTCATTCCGCAAACAGTATCGATAGATATAGTCAGGAATGGGGACGGCAATCTCATTTATCGTATCACAGAACCTGAAATTTCCCAGGAGTACCGTGAATTCACATCTAAACTTTATAATGAAATGAGATCAGTCCTGCTAAGCAGGCCGAAGTTAATCGGAGGAAAGCTGACTACATCAGAAATCTTCGAGTATTATCTGAAAAATTATGAACCCGGACTGGACAGAGAGATAAGTGATAAAGTTCTCTATTATTTCAAGCGTGATAATGATGGATATGGGGTAATCAATCCAATTGTCATGGATGAGAACATTGAGGATATATCATGTGATGGTGTAAACATTCCAATTTTTGTATACCACCGGAAGCACGGCACACTACGCACGGAGATAAATTTTACAGATACTGAGCAACTCAACTCATTTGTTATCAAACTGGCAAGCGTATGTGATCAGGAGGTTTCCATCAATGATCCGATACTGGATGGTACATCTCCAGAAGGTCATAGAATACAGGCTGTGTATGGCACGGAAATATCTCCAAGAGGATCGGCATTCACAGTAAGGCTCTTTAGAAAGAACCCATTTACGGTGATAGATCTCGTTAAAAATGGCTCCATAAGCGAAGAAATGGCAGTATATCTCTGGTACATGGTGGAGGGCGGATCATCTGGAATTGCTGTTGGCCCTCCAGCAGTAGGAAAAACTTCACTTCTCAACGCTATGCTCATGTTTATACCGGAGAACTCAAAGGTGTTCAGCATAGAGGAGACACGAGAGCTGAATTTTGTTCACGAGAACTGGATTGCCACAATTGTAAGAGAAGGTCGCTTGGATCTTGGACCGGATGAGGAAAACCTGTCAAAGATAGACACGTTTGACCTGGTCAGAATGGCGATGAGGCAGAGGCCTACTTACATTGTAGTCGGTGAGGTAAGAGGTAGTGAAACATATTCACTTTTCCAGGCCATGTCTACTGGCCATACTGTTTACTCAACGCTGCATGCGGACACAATGGACACACTCATAAACCGCCTTGAAAGTGAGCCGATTAACGTCCCGCGTGTCCTTGCCGTTTATCTTAATGTTGTAATAATAATCAAATTTGTTAGGATCAATAACAGGCTCGTAAGGAGAGTCACGGAGATTGATGAAATAGAAGGCATGGAAGAAGTTGGTCACGGGTTGATTTATAACCAGGTTTTTAAATATGACCCCGTGCATAACACCCATGTATACAACGGCCAGAGCAACGTTATATCTAAATTCATTAGACTGCGGAAATATTCCGATAATGAATTCGAGAAAGATTTCAAGCGAAGGATAGATCTGATAAGAAAACTGGCAAAGTCAGGAGATTCCGACATTTCGAGCGTGAACGAGGCAATTCATGAGTTCGGCAGACAGGCCAGGGTAAAGAGGGGGGCGGATTCCATTTGAAGCCAGGAATATTGGGCAGGATCAGCACTTACGGAAAGGGAATATTAGGGGAAACGGCGAAAAACAAGAATACAGGTCTTCCAGCAGGTCAGACAAACATTTTCCTGTCTACGTCGCTCCGGATATTCGGAGGAATATACCGGAAATACCCGGCGTTCCGGAGCCTGGAAGTGGAATTGAAGAAGTCAAAACTGGCAATGACCCGAGTTCAGTATCTATCACTTTATTCGCTTTATTCCATTTTCTTTATAATTGCTGAATCAATCGTTGCAGTTCTTGCTTACATTCTTACGGGATTCTACCCGGCATTGATATTCATTTCGGCTCTCCTCGTGTTTGTGTTGTGGTGCTTAAGTCTGCTGTATTACCCCACGTCTATATCACATTCCAGAAAGAAGGACATTGATGCAAAACTGCCAATGGCAATAGGATATATCTCTTCCATGGCATCCGCCGATATCCCTATTGACAGGATTCTATCGGATCTGGGCAAGCTTGACCTGTATGGGGAAATATCAAAGGAGGCAAATTCGATAACAGTGATGACTGACTTATTTGGAATGGATATACTTGAGGCCATTAAGGAAGCATCCAGGTTCAGCCCATCAAGAAAATTCTC is a window from the Thermoplasmatales archaeon genome containing:
- a CDS encoding type IV secretion system ATPase VirB11, encoding MEKNSFEHVNGNAESITVEDHYELIPQTVSIDIVRNGDGNLIYRITEPEISQEYREFTSKLYNEMRSVLLSRPKLIGGKLTTSEIFEYYLKNYEPGLDREISDKVLYYFKRDNDGYGVINPIVMDENIEDISCDGVNIPIFVYHRKHGTLRTEINFTDTEQLNSFVIKLASVCDQEVSINDPILDGTSPEGHRIQAVYGTEISPRGSAFTVRLFRKNPFTVIDLVKNGSISEEMAVYLWYMVEGGSSGIAVGPPAVGKTSLLNAMLMFIPENSKVFSIEETRELNFVHENWIATIVREGRLDLGPDEENLSKIDTFDLVRMAMRQRPTYIVVGEVRGSETYSLFQAMSTGHTVYSTLHADTMDTLINRLESEPINVPRVLAVYLNVVIIIKFVRINNRLVRRVTEIDEIEGMEEVGHGLIYNQVFKYDPVHNTHVYNGQSNVISKFIRLRKYSDNEFEKDFKRRIDLIRKLAKSGDSDISSVNEAIHEFGRQARVKRGADSI
- a CDS encoding flagellar assembly protein J; amino-acid sequence: MKPGILGRISTYGKGILGETAKNKNTGLPAGQTNIFLSTSLRIFGGIYRKYPAFRSLEVELKKSKLAMTRVQYLSLYSLYSIFFIIAESIVAVLAYILTGFYPALIFISALLVFVLWCLSLLYYPTSISHSRKKDIDAKLPMAIGYISSMASADIPIDRILSDLGKLDLYGEISKEANSITVMTDLFGMDILEAIKEASRFSPSRKFSEFLSGIGTTVNSGGNLRNYLIGKARQYNSELTIGIKRNVESIGVLAESFITVGVAFPLMLMIIVGVIAVLAPSPPLNLVLFLIFIVAFIIPVITAVFTIFIRSTLREVEF